The Pyxidicoccus sp. MSG2 DNA segment CCACAACCGCCGAGCCACCACCTCGTCCAGGTTCCGCGAGTGGAAGAACATCTCGAAGTCACTGCCCCGCACGTCCGCCGGCAGGCACGCACCCAAGGGAATCCCCCGCACCCGCTCCGGCACCCCACGGGCCCCACGCACCGCGCCCTCCAGTGCTCGCAAGTAGTGCCGCGCCGAGCCCAGCGTCCTCGGTGACACCACCCCGCCGTGCCCCTGGATGACGCGCGAGCGTCCCCGCGCCTCCGAGCGCCCCAGCGCCGCGTCGATGGCCTCCGGCACCCCGTACGCGATGTACGCCATGTGCCCCACCGCCGTGTCCGCGGAGAACAGCAGGTCCAGCGAGGGCACATCGATGTTCAACGTGCTCGCCGTGTGCCCCGCATTCGGGAACACCTCCAGCGCATACCGCCCCCACCGCAGGTGCATCGGCCCACCGAGCCGCAATTCCGGCGCCCGGAAGAACCGCGACTCCTCCTCCGAGCGGAACCGCTCCGCCTGGAACGTCTCCTCGAAGCGCTCGTGCGCAATCACCAGCGCCTCGGGGAACTCCTGGAGCGCCGCCAGGTGGTCACTGAACCCGTGCGTGCACACCGCCAGCCGCACCCGGGCATTCAACTCCTCATGGACGAAGCGCCGCAGCGCCAGCGCGTCCGCCCGGCTGCCGAGCGCATCCACCATCAGCACGTCGCGCCCATCCAGGAACAGGGTGGCATTGGAGGCATACGTCTCCCCGATGACGACCAGGACATCCGGGGCCAGGGACTGCGTCTTCAGGCTCATGCAGGGCACCTCGAAGCGAGGGAACGCGTCACTTATCCCCAACCTACCCACATGCATCCAGCGCATCGTCCGCATGAATCCATGACAGAATCGAATGGATGGTCCTGGACGTCAGACACCTGCGACTCGTGGCGGCGGTGGTGGACACCGGCTCCGTGACGGCGGCCGCCCGCGTGCTGCACCTGTCGCAGCCCGCGCTGAGCCACCAGCTCCGCGACGTGGAGGAGCGCCTCGGCGCCGAGCTCTTCCAGCGACAGGGCCGCCGCATGGTCCTCACCGGCCCCGGCAAGCGCGTGCTGGAGGCCGCGCGCAAGGTCGTCGCCGAGGTGGACGCCGCCGAGGCCGAGGTCTCCCGCCTCTCCCAGGAGTCACGCGGCCTCTTGCGCCTCGCCACCGAGTGCTACACCGCCTACCACTGGCTGCCCTCGGTACTGCGGCGCTTCTCCGCGAAGCACTCCGGCGTCGAGGTCCGCATCGCCGTGGACGCCACGCGCCGTCCCGTGGAAGCGCTGCTCGCGGGAGAGCTGGACCTGGGCATCGTCAGCGAGCCCGTCCGCCACCGCCGCCTCACCGGCGCCCCGCTCTTCGAGGACGAATTGGTCGCCGTCATGGCCCCGGACCATCCGCTGGCGAAGAAGCGCGTGCTGCACGCGGAGGACTTCGCCCGCGAGCACGTGCTGCTCTACAGCATCCCCCTCACGCACAGCACCCTCTTCCAGCAGGTGCTGGTGCCCGCGGGTGTCACTCCGGCGCGCGTGTCCCGCGTGGAGCTGACGGAGGCCATGGTGGAGATGACGAAGGCCGGGCTCGGCGTGGCGGTGCTCGCGCGCTGGGCCATCGCTCCGGAATTGGCGCGAGGCACGCTCGCCGCGGTGCGGGTGACGCGGCAGGGCCTGCGCCGCCACTGGCACGCGGCCTGGCCGCGCACGGTGCGTCCCGCGCCGTACCTCACCGCCTTCGTGGACCTGCTCGCGAAGGCCGGGCCGCCGGGGCCCTGAGGCATCAACTCCTCTTCCCTCCCGCGCGCACGGCTGTGGCACACTGCGCGCGCCATCCGACTCCTACTCTCCATCCTCTTCTGGTCGTTCCTGGTGCTCTCCAGCACGGTGCTCTTCGTGGGGGCCGTGCTCATCTGGCTCGTCACGCTTCCGTTCGACCGGGACGGGCGGGTGTTGCACCTGTATTCGTGTTTCTGGGCGCAGCTCTACTTCTACGTGAATCCGCTGTGGCGCCTGCGCGTGGACGGCCGCGAGCGCCTGCCCTGGCGCGGGCCCGCGGTGCTGGTGTCCAACCACGAGTCGCTCGGCGACATCCTCGTCCTCTTCGGCCTCTACCGCCCCTTCAAGTGGGTCTCCAAGGCGGAGAACTTCCGGCTGCCCCTCATCGGCTGGAACATGCGCCTCAACCGCTACGTCCCGCTGATTCGCGGGGACAGGGTGAGCATCGCGAAGATGATGCGCGGCTGTGAGTACTGGCTGTCGCGCGGCGTGCCCATCCTCATGTTCCCGGAGGGCACGCGCTCCTTCGACGGGCAGGTGAAGCCCTTCAAGGACGGCGCCTTCGTGCTGGCCATGAAGATGAAGTGTCCCATCATCCCCGTGGTCCTCACCGGCACCGCGCGCACGCTGCCCAAGCACGGCTGGGTGCTGGACACCCAGTCCCACTGCCACGTGCAGGTCATGCCTCCGGTGGACCCGTGCGCCTTCCCCGACGTGCCCACCCTGCGCGAACACGTCCGGGACCTCATCATCGCGGAGAAGGCCCGGCTGGAGTCGGGAGTGTCCGCTCCCTCGCAGGCGTAGCCTGCTCGCCTGGCGACCCGGTGCCACCGGGCCTGCTACCGTAGGCCCTCCGGGAGGGCGCCATGCGGAAGCCGTCGGCGGTGGTCATCGCACTCGGCGTGCTCGCGCTGGGCGTCGCCGTGGCGCTGCTCCAGTTCCGCGGTGGCACCGCGACGGAAGTGCCCGCCCCCACCGTCACGCGCCCCACGTCCCGCACGCTCCCCGGCCCCAGCGTCCCCACCCCGCCGCCGCGCGGCGCGCTGTCCCTGCGCGGGCGCGTCGTGGACAGGGAGGGCCAGCCCGTCGCGGGCGTCCAGGTCTCCGCCACCCAGGCGCTGCCCGGCGAGTCGCTGTCCCGGCTTCCCTGTGACGAGGAGTCCCCCGAGCTGTCGCTGACCTCTCCCGACTGCGGCAGCGAGTCCAGCGCGCTCGTCCTGGACCTCATCGCCGAGGAGCGCGGCGGCGCGCCCATCCTCGCGCGGGGGACCACGGCGGCGGACGGCACCTTCCAGCTCGATGCGCTGCCCGAGGGCACCGTGGCCCTCTGGGCGCTCGGCCCGCGCGGCTCCGCCATGGAGCCCGAGGTGGCGACGGGCCGCGACGACGTGGTGCTGGCGCTGGACGAAGGGCTCTCGCTCGCGGGCCGCGTCGTGGCCGAGTCCGGCGCACCGCTGTCCGGCACGAAGGTGACGCTCTTCCACCAGGCGCACTCGCGCTACTTCACCGCCACCACCGGCGCCGACGGCCGCTTCTCCTTCGGCCCGCTGCCCGACGGCGACTATGGCCTCGTCGCATCCAGCCCCGGCCTGATGCCGGCCTATGTGCCGGACACGGCCTACGAGGAACTGGACCCCCTCGTCCTCCACCCGCCCCGGCAGCTCACCGGCCGGGTGCTGCTCGCGAACGGCACGCCGGCCCCCGGCGCCGAGGTGCGCGTCCCCGCGGCATCGCTCGTCGGGGTGACAGACGGTGAGGGCCGCTTCGCCTTCGGGCCGCTCGCGCCCGGCGACTACGACGTGCTCGCGGAGCGCGACGGTCAGCACGGCTTCGCCAGCGTGAGCCTCTCCGAGGGGGGCCCCGACGCGGAGGCCACGGTGCACCTGGGCACGCTCGTCTTCGCCGAAGGTGTGGTGCTGGACGAGGCCGGGCAGCCCATCTCCGACGCGTCCGTCACCGCGCACTCGGAGGCGAAGGCCCCCCCATTCGGAGAAGCCACCACCGGGCCGGATGGCCGCTTCCGCCTGGGCCCCATTGCCCCGGGCACGCACACCTTCGGCGTGGATGCGGAGGGCTACCGCGAGCTGGAGACGCAGGGCGTGCAGGTGTCCACGTCCCCGTCGCCCCTGTCCTTCACCCTCCAGCGCGCCCACGTCCTCGCCGGCATCGTCACCGACACGGAGGGCCGCCCGCTGGAGGACATCGAGGTGGAGGCAATGCGCCCCGCGGCCCGCGCTCCCCGCCTGCTCCACCACGGCATCCCCATTCCCAGGGAGGAGAGCGCGAAAGACACCGGGCCCGATGACGACGTGGAGCTCTCGGGCGAGTCGTCCAGCGTGTTCACCGACGAGGAGGGTGGCTTCCTCATCGAGCTGCCCGAGCCGGGGCGCTACACCCTCACCGCCAGCGGCGACAGCTTCCTTCCGGCGCGCATGGAGGTGGACGCGCCGGCCTCCGGCCTCCAGCTGCGGCTGCGCGGCGGCGGCACGCTGGAGGGCGCGGTGACGGACGCCCGCGGCAAGCCGCTCGAGCAGGTCGAGCTGACCGTGCAGCTCGGCCCGGACGCCCAGGGCCGGGTGCTGGAGACGACGAGCGAGGAGCGGGGCCGCTTCACCCTCGGCGGGCTGCCTCCCGGCACCTACGTGTTGCATGCGTCGCTGGACATGGGCGCGTTCGTCCACAGGGCCTCGCGCACCGTGTCCGTCCGGGGCACGGAGACAGTGGAGGCGTCGCTGCGGATGGACACGGGGAAGTCCGTGTCGGGCGTCGTCGTGGACGAGCAGGGCCGCCCCATGCCGGACGCCGAGGTGGAGGCGTACACCGTGCGCGAGCAGTCCGAGGACGACGAGGGCTACTCGCCCTCCACCGCGAAGACGGGCCCGGACGGGCGCTTCACCGTGCACCACCTGCCAGAGGGCCCGTGCGTGCTGAGGGCGGAGAAGCCGGGCTACATCTTCCAGGAGCCCGCGACGGAAGAATCCCCGCTGCGGCCGGGCGTCGTGTCTCGCGCGGGCGAAACGGACGCGCGGCTGGTGCTGCGCTACCAGGGCTATGTCGTCGGACGCGTGGTGCACCGGGACGGCACGCCCGTCGTGCGCTTCACCGTCAACCAGGAGGACTTCCGCAGCCCCGACGGCGCCTTCCGCCTCGCCATGGAGCGCTCGGGCGCGTTCCAACTGCACTTCGACGCGCCCGGCCTCACCCTGGCCGTGCGCGAGGTGGACGTTCCGCCCGGCAGGGATTTGGACCTGGGCGACGTGCGGCTGGAGCCGGGGCGCCATGTGCGCGGCCGCGTGCTGGACGCGCAGACGTCCCAGCCTCTCGCCGCAGTGGTGGTCCGGGTGGTGTTCCCGGGTGATGAGACGGGGATGGGCCAGCGCGAGTCCCTCGTCATGGAGACCACCGCCGCGGACGGCACCTTCACGCTGCCACTGCTGGAGGCGCGTCCCCTGGAGCTGGTCCTGTCGCGCGAGGGCTATCCGCACCAGCGCCAACACGTTGGAGCGGATGACGAGCTACTGGAGGTGCGCCTCTACCCCGGAGCGAGGGTGGAGGGCACCCTGACGGACGCCGAGGGCCGCCCCGTGGACACGGGCGTCATGCTGGTGCCCCTGGGCGCGCAAGACGGCAACCCGGTGGAGCTCGTGGCCAACGGCTCCACCTTCTCGGCCCAGGTCTCCCGGGGCCGCTTCCACCTGGACGCCCTGCCCCCCGGGGACTACGGGGTGCACGCCTTCGCGAAGGAGACCGCGGAGGGACGCCAGATGGAGTTCCTTCCCCAGCGCGTGCGCCTGCCCCCCGGGGGGCGCGTGACGGTGGCCCTCACGGAGCGGGCGGGGAGCGCCTCCCTCCAGCTGCGCTTGCGGGTGGACGCGCAGGAGCGCATGCAGCGGCGGCTGAGCTACCGGCTCGTCCCCGGCACCGTGCCC contains these protein-coding regions:
- a CDS encoding LysR family transcriptional regulator — its product is MVLDVRHLRLVAAVVDTGSVTAAARVLHLSQPALSHQLRDVEERLGAELFQRQGRRMVLTGPGKRVLEAARKVVAEVDAAEAEVSRLSQESRGLLRLATECYTAYHWLPSVLRRFSAKHSGVEVRIAVDATRRPVEALLAGELDLGIVSEPVRHRRLTGAPLFEDELVAVMAPDHPLAKKRVLHAEDFAREHVLLYSIPLTHSTLFQQVLVPAGVTPARVSRVELTEAMVEMTKAGLGVAVLARWAIAPELARGTLAAVRVTRQGLRRHWHAAWPRTVRPAPYLTAFVDLLAKAGPPGP
- a CDS encoding carboxypeptidase regulatory-like domain-containing protein; translation: MRKPSAVVIALGVLALGVAVALLQFRGGTATEVPAPTVTRPTSRTLPGPSVPTPPPRGALSLRGRVVDREGQPVAGVQVSATQALPGESLSRLPCDEESPELSLTSPDCGSESSALVLDLIAEERGGAPILARGTTAADGTFQLDALPEGTVALWALGPRGSAMEPEVATGRDDVVLALDEGLSLAGRVVAESGAPLSGTKVTLFHQAHSRYFTATTGADGRFSFGPLPDGDYGLVASSPGLMPAYVPDTAYEELDPLVLHPPRQLTGRVLLANGTPAPGAEVRVPAASLVGVTDGEGRFAFGPLAPGDYDVLAERDGQHGFASVSLSEGGPDAEATVHLGTLVFAEGVVLDEAGQPISDASVTAHSEAKAPPFGEATTGPDGRFRLGPIAPGTHTFGVDAEGYRELETQGVQVSTSPSPLSFTLQRAHVLAGIVTDTEGRPLEDIEVEAMRPAARAPRLLHHGIPIPREESAKDTGPDDDVELSGESSSVFTDEEGGFLIELPEPGRYTLTASGDSFLPARMEVDAPASGLQLRLRGGGTLEGAVTDARGKPLEQVELTVQLGPDAQGRVLETTSEERGRFTLGGLPPGTYVLHASLDMGAFVHRASRTVSVRGTETVEASLRMDTGKSVSGVVVDEQGRPMPDAEVEAYTVREQSEDDEGYSPSTAKTGPDGRFTVHHLPEGPCVLRAEKPGYIFQEPATEESPLRPGVVSRAGETDARLVLRYQGYVVGRVVHRDGTPVVRFTVNQEDFRSPDGAFRLAMERSGAFQLHFDAPGLTLAVREVDVPPGRDLDLGDVRLEPGRHVRGRVLDAQTSQPLAAVVVRVVFPGDETGMGQRESLVMETTAADGTFTLPLLEARPLELVLSREGYPHQRQHVGADDELLEVRLYPGARVEGTLTDAEGRPVDTGVMLVPLGAQDGNPVELVANGSTFSAQVSRGRFHLDALPPGDYGVHAFAKETAEGRQMEFLPQRVRLPPGGRVTVALTERAGSASLQLRLRVDAQERMQRRLSYRLVPGTVPPTTTRLELRSLVYLTIPRTGFGPDGALFYERLPSGHYTFLLLSQLKPEQSEIHREELDVSEGESLVRDVAPVWRPVAIESQP
- a CDS encoding lysophospholipid acyltransferase family protein, with amino-acid sequence MLSSTVLFVGAVLIWLVTLPFDRDGRVLHLYSCFWAQLYFYVNPLWRLRVDGRERLPWRGPAVLVSNHESLGDILVLFGLYRPFKWVSKAENFRLPLIGWNMRLNRYVPLIRGDRVSIAKMMRGCEYWLSRGVPILMFPEGTRSFDGQVKPFKDGAFVLAMKMKCPIIPVVLTGTARTLPKHGWVLDTQSHCHVQVMPPVDPCAFPDVPTLREHVRDLIIAEKARLESGVSAPSQA
- a CDS encoding MBL fold metallo-hydrolase, which produces MSLKTQSLAPDVLVVIGETYASNATLFLDGRDVLMVDALGSRADALALRRFVHEELNARVRLAVCTHGFSDHLAALQEFPEALVIAHERFEETFQAERFRSEEESRFFRAPELRLGGPMHLRWGRYALEVFPNAGHTASTLNIDVPSLDLLFSADTAVGHMAYIAYGVPEAIDAALGRSEARGRSRVIQGHGGVVSPRTLGSARHYLRALEGAVRGARGVPERVRGIPLGACLPADVRGSDFEMFFHSRNLDEVVARRLWA